CAGTATCATTTCTTTGTTCAGTAGTAATCATTGTCGTAATACCGTAACGATCCAGTCCAACGTAGGCACCCCGGTCCAATATCTTGGAAATATAGTCGATATCATCTGTATCCCCACAATGCCCAATCAGAACATTCTTTGGGTTAACACCTTCATCTTCTAAAATATCCAATTGCATTAGTCCGGTACCGCTTGCTGGATGCGAATGGGTCATGATCGGAACTCCTGTCCTATGGTGGGCCTTTGCAACAGCACGGATAACTTTTTCGACATCAGGCGTTATACCTTGGTAATCAGTAGCGCATTTTAAGAATCCAGCTTTAATTGAAGTGTTCTGTATACCAACCTCAATATCTCGTATAAAAACTTCTGCCATAAAATTCTCATCTTCATTAATGAAACGAGTGGGAAGATAATGGAACGTAAAAATACCGGTCGCCGCTATTATTTGTACTCCTGTTTCAATTGCCACCCTTTCCATGAAACGTATGTCTCGAGCAAGTCCCATTACTGTCGGATCACAAATTGTTTTAATGCCGCGTTCCTTAACGTTTTTTACTTGCTCGACCGCCATCTGGAACTCATGTTCTTCGTCATACAAATGGGGAAACTGAAAGCGGGGTCCTTCCGAAGATGTCCGCAAGTGTTCATGGATTAGAGTACGCCCTAAATCGGAACTTTCAATTTTTCCGGTTATTGAATTTACAGAAACCATCTTTATACCCCTCTACTTAATATATTTTTCTTAAAATCTATGATTTTAACGTGTTGGGCAAATACAGTGCAATTTCAGG
This is a stretch of genomic DNA from Pueribacillus theae. It encodes these proteins:
- a CDS encoding phosphotriesterase family protein, with product MVSVNSITGKIESSDLGRTLIHEHLRTSSEGPRFQFPHLYDEEHEFQMAVEQVKNVKERGIKTICDPTVMGLARDIRFMERVAIETGVQIIAATGIFTFHYLPTRFINEDENFMAEVFIRDIEVGIQNTSIKAGFLKCATDYQGITPDVEKVIRAVAKAHHRTGVPIMTHSHPASGTGLMQLDILEDEGVNPKNVLIGHCGDTDDIDYISKILDRGAYVGLDRYGITTMITTEQRNDTVISLIEKGYVDRLFLSQDYCCTTDRLKPESKKKRLLPKWSMTFLLDEVIPELLSRGVKEEHIHVMMVQNPKRWFEG